The Chryseobacterium sp. G0186 genome includes the window GGAATAAAAATAGAAAAATTAATCAACATCATCCCAAAAATCAAAATAATTAAACCATTGAAGCGGATATTTCTCCACCATTGTTTCAAGATTTTGAACATAGGATTGTAAAAGTCCCTGAGAATCACGATTTTTAATATTCTGTGCTACTCTAGCATACAGATGATAGTGAAGGTTATCTTCTTTCATCACATATACATATACCACGGGTACTCCCAGTCGGGAAGCAATAAGAAAAGGCCCTGCAGGAAATTTTGCACTTTTCCCCAACAGGTCGGTCTCAAGGTATTTAGATCCCTCGAAATAACGATCTCCTGTAAAGCAGATTAATTCATTATTCGACAAAGCCTGATTGATCTCAAAAATATGCGACATATCTTCTTTCACGTAGATGAACTTGATATTACTTTCCTTTACCGCAACAGTCTCCAGATATTCCTTGATTACCGTAACCTCCTGGTCAGTAGTTACCAGATTGATCTGGCAATCAAAATCTATATCGGCAAAGAAGTGTTCCGCAATTTCAAAATTTCCGATATGGGCACTGATAAGAACTCCTCCTTTTTTGGCTGCCAAAAGATTTCTGAGGTTTTCAATCCCATCAAATTCGTAGGTATATTTTTCTCTTAAGCCTGCAGAAATAGCCGTTTTGTCAATAAGAACTTTCCCAAAGGTAAAATAGCTCTTAAAAATGGAACGCTTAGCTTTCCAATATCCGTAGTTGAGTCTTTTTTGGAAGTAATAAAGAATATATCGGTTACTCTTCTTCTGAAACAAAGAGTAATAGGCTGCCACAAAGTAAAGCACCCCATATGAACTCCTGATTCCGATATTTCTAATGCACCAGACGAATATTCTGTACCCCAGTACCGTCCCCTTAGATTTACCTTTCCACTTGTTCATAATACAATCTACCAGTTGAGCAATTTAACAATGTAACAACCTGTTGATAGTTCAATACCATGGTGATTGCCACATTGTTATACTGTTATATTGTTACATTATTAAAATAAAGATTTATGCAATACTTATGCTTTTTTTTCAGCAATCTTATGTTCAATGGTTGTATAGAAATCATCAAATGTTATCATTTTTTTGAAATCTGCTTCTCCTAATTTCACTCCGAAATTAGATTCGATCACAACAACCATGTCTATATAATCCAGGCTATCTAAGCCTAATGTATTTTTAAGGTTGGCATCATTACTGATTTCATCTCCGTCAACTTCAAATTCGTTTACTAGAAAATCATTAACAATAGCAACAATTTTTTCCCTTTCCATGTTTTTAATCAAATTTTTTAACTATTAGTGCAGAATTGGTTCCCCCGAACCCAAAAGAATTCGACAAAAATACATCAATTTTTTGAGTTTTTGTTTCAGAGACTAAATTTATCCTTTGTGCTTCATTATCAGGATTTTCCAGGTTGATATTGGGAGCAACAAAATCATTCTGCATCATCAGAATTGAGTAAATAACTTCACTTGCGCCAGCCATCCAGCATTCGTGCCCGGTCATGGATTTGGTAGAACTTACGGGAACTTCACTTCCAAAGATCTCATAAATTGCCTTTGCTTCGTTGGCATCACCAATGGGCGTAGAAGTTGCGTGGGCATTGATATAATCGATATCTGAGGCATTCAAACCTGATTGCTTCAAGGCTCTGTCCATCGCCAGGGCAGGTCCGTCAACATTTGGGGTTGAAATATGACCTCCGTTCGATGAAAAACCATATCCTATAATTTCAGCAAGGATGGTGGCTCCTCTTTTTTGGGCAGATTCTAAGCTTTCCACGATTAAACTTGCGGCTCCGCCACTCGGAATTAAGCCGTCTCTTCCTGCGTCGAAAGGTCTTGATGCTTTTGTAGGCTCGTCTTCCCTTGCTGAGAACACTCCCAAACCATCAAAGCTGGCCATAGAATATTTATTGGTTTCCTGTGCTCCTCCACAGATGATCATGTCCTGAAATCCGTTTTTGATCATCATATAGGCTAATCCTAATGAGTGTGAACCACTTGCACAGGCTGCACTGATGGTAAGATTGATTCCTTTTAGCTTGAAAATTGTGGAAAGGTTCATCGTTACGGTTGAGTTCATTGACTTAAAGATCGCACCTGATCCCATCAATGTTGTATCTTTCTTTTCTCTGGCAATGTCGATAGATTCTACAACAGCCTTGGAAACGCTGTCGTTTCCGTATAATATTCCCACTTCATGAGAATCCAAGAACTCATCATCCAGATTTGCCTGCTTTAATGCATCAATAGTGGCGAGATAAGCATATTCGCTTTCTTCTCCCATGCTTACTCGCTGGCGTCTGTTCAAGAGATTCTTTAAATCAGGCTTTGGAACAACTCCTGTAAGGCCTGATCTGAAACCGAATTCTTTTCTATCCTGATCTAAAACAATACCGGATTTTCCTTGATATAGGGATTCCCTGACCTCTTCTAAAGATGTCCCGATGCAGGAATAAATTCCCATTCCGGTAATTACAACCCTATTTTCCATTTATATATATTGAATTTAACAATGTATCAGCCTAGCAAGGCAACCCTATTTTGATTGAGGCTCAAACAACATTGGAACACTGTACATTGGTATATTGTTAGATTATTTACGAGTAAATACCGCCGTTAATATTAATCACTTCTCCTGTAATATAAGAAGATTTCCTGGAGGCTAAAAAGGCTACTAAATCAGCCACTTCTTCTGCTTCTCCAAATCGGTTGGCAGGGATCATCGCCTTCAATTCTTCTTCATTAAAATCCTGGGTCATATCTGTTTTGATAAAGCCCGGGGCCACTGCATTTACGGTAACATTTCTTTTGGCTACTTCCTGAGCAAGTGCCTTTGTAGCTCCCACCAAAGCTCCCTTCGCTGCAGAATAATTGGTTTGCCCTGCAGTTCCTTTTACTCCGGAAACGGAAACCATATTGATGATTCTTCCGTATTTGTTACGAAGCAGCTTTTGGATAAAGAAATTGGTTACATTAAAAAATCCATCTAAACTTGTATTGATCACGTTGTTCCAGTCTTCTTTCTGCATCCACATAAACAAACCGTCTCTTGTAATTCCGGCGTTGTTGATGATAACCTCTACCAATGCTTCGGAATTTTTCTCCTGCCAAGCTGTTAAAACACTTTGTACTTCTTCAGCATTTCCTACATCAAATTTAAGAATTTCTCCTGTAGCACCAAGTTCTTCTACTTTAGCCAAAGTTTCCTTTGCTGCAGCTTCGTTGGAAGTGTAGTTAATGAGTATATGATAGTTTTTTTCTTCAGCCAGTTTTATACAGATCGCCCTCCCGATTCCTCTGGAGCCTCCTGTTACAATTGCACATTTCATGCGTTAGTGTTTATTTCGTTTTTAGTTTTTTAAGTTAGCTTAAGCTAATATCCCTTGATCATATAGACAATTGATTACTGCTAATAATTACATTGTCTTTAAATATTTCTTCACCACCTCAAGATATGGATACATCACCATATCATCAGAAAATGCAGGGATAATTTTTCTGATCTCATCATACAGTTCCTTGGTAGATGATGACACCTTATCCTGAAACCCAAGATATTCAATAGCCTGAATGATGGTAATGGCTTCAATCGCCAATACTTCGAATGCATTTTCAATAACCTTTCTGCAGATGACAGCTGCATTAGTTCCCATGCTTACGATATCCTGATTATCATTATTATTCGGAATACTGTGAACGTACATAGGATTAGATAACGTCTGACTTTCTGCTGTAGTAGAAGTAGCCGTAAACTGTACACCCTGCATACCAAAATTGAACCCCAATTTACCTAAATTTACAAAAGGAGGCAAAATTTCGTTGATTTTAGCATTCAACAAATAATTCAACTGTCTTTCTGCAAGCATGGTAAGCTTGGTGACTACAATTTTAAGCTTATCCATTTCAAGGGAGATATAATCCCCGTGGAAATTCCCTCCATGATAAACATGTTGATCTTCTACATTGATAATCGGATTATCATTGGCAGAATTGATCTCATTTTCAAGAACTTTTTCCGTATATTCCAACGTATCCAATACCGGACCCAGAATTTGCGGAACACATCTTAGGGAATAATATTCCTGTACTTTTTCTTTGAATACTTTTTCCTGCTCTTCAAAATGAGTATAAAGATGATCTTCTCTTTTTCTGATCAGTTTACTGTCAGCAAGGTGAGCACGCATTCTTTCTGCTACTTTCTGTTGACCGTAATGTCTTTTGGTTCCGTTTAAAGCCTCAGAAAAATGATCATCATAAGCCTGAACAATTTCGTTAATTGCACAGGAAAGCCTAATGGAAATATCTGTTAATTGGTTCGCTTTATAAGCATTTACAATACCTATTCCTGACATCACGGAAGTACCGTTCATTAAAGCAAGTCCTTCACGAATCTCTACTTGTATTGGTTCCAATCCCTCGATTTGAAAAACCTCTTTTGTAGATTTTCTTTCTCCTTTATAAAAAACCTCCCCTTCTCCGATCAATACCAAAGCAAGGTGGGCTAATTGAACTAAGTCTCCACTGGCTCCTACTCCTCCGTGTTCAAAAATTAACGGGGTAATATCTCTGTTGATCAGCTCCTGAAGAAGATAAATAACAGACTCATGTACTCCTGAGTTTCCTAATGACAGGGTATTCAGTCTTGCCAGCATACAGGCTTTTACTTCTTCTGCCGGTAAAGGGTTTCCAATTCCTGAGGAATGGCTTCTTATCAGGTTATACTGCAGCTGATGAGTATCTTCATCACTGATCTTGAATTGAGCCATAGGCCCAAATCCGGTATTCACACCGTATATTACTTTATTTTTTGAAAACTCCTTTAAAAACTGAAAACTTGCATTCACTCTTGATAAAAGTGATTCATCCAGTTCTATTTTTTCATTCTCAATGATAATTTTTTGAAAGTCTTTCAGTTCTAAAAAGTTATTTATTTTCATCAATTAAAAGTAATAGTTGATAATTTTGTAAAATATTAATTATTTGTCACTAATTTTGCGGCAAAGATAAAAGTTATTATTAAAATAAAAAATCAAAGATGAGCAAAGAATTTGTTGACGTTCTTGTAATCGGGGCTGGACCTTCCGGATGCGTGTCTTCTTCCTACCTAAAGAAGAATAACGTCAGCGTAAAAGTTGTTGAAAAAACAAAATTCCCCAGACTCGTAGTGGGTGAAAGCTTAATTCCAAGGGTTATGGACCACTTTGATGAGGCGGGACTTTTCCCTGCATTAGATAAAATGGGCTTTGAAAAAAAGCTGGGAGCACGTTTTCTTCGTGGTGATGAGGTCTGTATCTTTGATTTCAGCAATAAATTCGGGGAAGGCTGGGACTGGACATGGCAGGTTCCAAGGGCTGACTTTGACAACACTCTTGCTCAGGAAGTTATTAATAAAGGAATTGACCTTGAGTTTGAATCTGAGGTTATAGACATTAAGTTTGAAGGAACAGATTCTATCACAACAGTAAGGAATAAAGACGGAGAAACTAAGGAAATCCATGCGAAGTTCGTTATTGACTCAAGTGGTTACGGAAGGGTATTACCTCGTTTATTAGACCTTGAAAAACCATCAAAATTATCTCCTCATTCTGCTATTTTCTCTCATGTACAGGATATAAACAGAGAACCCGGTGAAGAAGGAACTTTGATTTCTTTTGATATCATTGAAACAGAGGTCTGGCTTTGGGTAATCCCTTTTTCCAATGGAAATACAAGCTTGGGGATTGTAGGGCCTACAGAATATATTGAAAAACTGGCTGAAAACGGAGATCCTACTGAGGCTTTAAGAAAGGCTATTTCTCTTTCTGATTATTATGTACAACGTTTTGGAGATATCGATTTCCTTTTTGAACCAAAACATCTGAAAGACTACTCTTGTTCTGTAAAAAGTTTATTCGGAGACGGGTTTGCCTTAACAGGAAACGCTTCTGAATTCCTTGATCCTGTTTTTTCATCGGGAATGGCTTTTGCCACAGAATCAGGGATGCTCGCTGCAAAACTGGCATTACGACAATTAAATGGCGAAACCATTAACTGGCAAACAGAGTATACGGATTATATTTTATACGGTGTAGATGTTTTCACCACTTATGTGAAGGAATGGTATACCGGAAATCTTCAGGAATTATTTTTCCATCAACCGGAAAATCCTGATGTAAAGAAAAAGATTTGTGCCGTTTTAGCTGGATATGTCTGGAACAAAGACAATCCTTTTGTGAAAAAGCACGATACAGTAATTAAAAACCTTGCGAACCTCATCAAACAGGAAAAGCAAAGTCAACAATAAAAAAACGGTCTGAAAATTCAGACCGTTTTTATTTTATTTTAAAGATTTTTTAATTTCCTTTCCCAGATATCTGCCTATAGATTCATAAGCTCCGGCAATTCTTCCATATTCCATCACATATTCTGGATTGTTAACGAATCTATCAAACTTATTAAGTTCTATCTCAGCTAAAATAACGGATGGATTCTCTGTTTCCACCAATTTTATTTTCCCATTGATCTCTGCGGTCATCATCGTCAATCCGGCATGCCAACCCGGAAATACCCATTTTGTTTCCAATAGCAAGGTATATTTTGCAGAGCTGTTCTTTTTAAATACAATATTCTTGTATGTTTTATTTAACCCTTTTGCAAAGTAGTTGCTATATTCTTCTGATTTATATCTTTCCCATTATGCAATCCATTGCTTCCATGCTTCTTCTCCTCTTTTAGGATTATCCAGAACTTGTTTTTTCCTATTTTCAAGGTATTGAGTTTCTGTGATGTTTTCTTTCATCAATAACACGTTCTCAAATGTAAGCTCTACGTTGACTTCGGTCTGATCTTTAAGAACTCCCAAACTTCCGGCAGTAACTCTCATTCTTTCCTGTCCGAAAATGGTTGTTGCCATAACCATAAGTACCAACAGCACTAATTTTTTCATAATTTTAGTTCTAATATTTAAGCTGGCAAATATATTATAAAAAATGAACCCATCTCTTTTGTTACTTTAATTTAATCTACCTTAAATCAATAAAAGTAATCGGTTTTCTGCTGTTTGGATTAAAAACGGTTTTGGATAAAATATCAAAGTCTATGACTTCAATCTTTGGACTTACCCTCAATTTTGCACGGAAATGGTCTCGCACTTCACTTACAAAGCTCTCATTTTCCTGTTCTGTACTTAACTTGATGATAATTTCATCCAATCCTATTTCGTTGGCCTGAATCACAATCTGATAACACAGGATATTATTAAAATCATTCAATATATCGTTCATTGCAGGCGGATATAGTGTTGTTCCCTTGTATTTGATCATCTGCTGTTTTCTTCCGATCACTGGCCCTAATCTCATGGTATTCCTACCACACTCACACGGTTCGTAGTGAGCCTTTACAATATCTCCGGTTTTAAATCTTAATAAAGGAATGGCTTCCACACCCAACGTGGTAATGGTAAGTTCACCACTTTCACCTTCTTTCACAACATTTCCGTCATCATCCAAAATCTCAGTAATGATCAATTCAGGGTGATGGTGGCCTCCGACCTGAAATTCACACTCTGTAAAAGCAGTACTCATTTCTGTAGAAGCATAAGTAGAGAAGAGCTTTATATCCCATTTTTCCTTAATCTTCTGTGAAAGAATATTATCTGTAAAATCCTGACTCTTGATACTTTCTCCGATGCAAACGGCCCCATAAACACTGGAATTTTTATAATCCAGACCATGTTTTTCGGCATAATCAATCATTTTCAGTAAAAACGAGGGTACGGTAATCAGATACTTTGGTTTATATCTGAAAATGGAATCCCATTGCAGTTCCGGAATTCCGGGTCCCATTCTTACCACACTGGCGCCCATTTTCCTTAATCCTAAAAAGTAGGCAAGCCCTGCCATGAAGCGCTTATCAATAGTGGTGATCATCTGTACAACATCTCCTTTCTGAATTCCTGCACAGACAAAGGATATTGCTTCGTTGTATGCCAGTCTTTCAAGGTCCCCGTCAGACAAACCAAAAGTTACCGGATCCCCTAAAGTTCCGGAGGTGGTACTGTAATCCACAATCTTGTCTGGTGAAATACAGAAAAAATCATGATTGTATTGCTGCAGATCATTCTTTGTTGTCGTAGGAATCTTCGACAAATCTTCCAGGGTAAGAACCTCTTTAGTATTGATGTTATTTTCTTTAAACAGTCTCTGATAAAAAGGCGAATGACCCTCAAGATAAACCAAAAGCTCCTGAAGTTTTTCCTCCTGAAACTTTTTTATTTCCTGGGTACTTGATTTTTCGATGAACGGATGAAATTCCAATGATTTTAATTTTTAAAAGACAAATTTATTTAAAATTAAAAGATTACAAGATTGAAATATTAAAAGATTATCTCCTTTTACCTCTGAAATGTAAAAGTTTGGGTATTTGTATTTCCTGCAGTATTGACAGTTGTCACCTTTAAGGTATGTTCTCCTGAACCTTTTGGACATTTTTCATCAAAAACATAGATAAAATCATCCTTTACACGGGCAAACCTAAGCCATTTACCATCCAATTCTGCACGGAATGAAACAATATCACCAATTCTTGTATTGCCTTTTAAACGTAAGGAACCACTATTGATGACCGCCCCCTCTTTCCATCCTGAAGAAACTGATGGTAAACCGTTATCCAATATCAGTTTTGCAGTACCCAGCCTATTGAACTGCCCCTCTGCCTGATCGCCATCCCATTTTCCTTTTATCACATTGGTATCACTTCCATAGTCCAGGGAAATAACAACCTTGTCTTTTTCTTCTTTTGTTAGTTTTCTGTTCGGTTTTATTTTCAATGTGTAATTATCATGAACAGGAATATATGGACTGGATAACACAATGGCGTTAGAGACCGCTTCTGCGTCCTGTTTTTCATACATATTAAAGCTCACGGCATCATACATAGCATCTTTACTGAAGCTAATTTCTGCATTCTCAGAAGTAATCGTTTTTCTTTCATTGGGAAGAACTGTTTTGGCAGTGGAAGACACTTTATCTCCTACTTTACTGAGCTGAACTTTCGTAATTAATCGACTGGTATTTCCTTTTACATCCTTTAAAACAATTTCAATTTGGTGAATTTCCTCATCCTGGAGATTGATCACTCCTGACAGATTGGGAATGCTGTAATGCTGTAATTTCATTCCGGGTAATGTAGACAGATGCTGAATTCCTGTTTTATCCCGAATAAACTTGGTGTAATCTATGCAGCCATTCAGATAACGGGTATCATCATAACTCACCTTGTCAATGGTAAAACCGTAGATTACCTTTCCGTCCATCAGTAATTCAGCCTGATAAATACCAAGGTTGAAGCCCTGGTTGGCTTTATCCACTGCCTTAATTCCAAAACTTATGATGGGAGAATTTACCCTAACCACATCTGCCGTATAAGTACTTCCTGCTTTTTTAACAGCAACTCCGTTAGCCCCTGGCTCATAGGTACTGAAGCGACGATCATACCAATACAATCCACTGATAATTGGCGCCACAGAATCAGGAATGGCAAAACCAAAAAGCAAAGGGTTAAGACATTCTTCTGTCTTTGTATCCCGTATTTCAAAATGCAGGTGCGGCCCTGCTGAACCGCCTGTATTTCCACTCAAGGCAATCAATTGTCCTTTGGTTACCGGAAACTGTCCTGGTTGGAAAGTAATATCCTGTTCCCATTTCTCTTCTTTGTATTGTCTTTCTTTTACATATTCATCCAACTTATCAAAGTATTTGTTCAGATGGGCATATACCGTAGTATATCCATTGGGATGGGTAATGTAGACCGCATTTCCAAAGCCATACCGTTCTACTTTTATTCTGCTTACATACCCGTCAGCTGCTGCAACTACAGATAAGTTTTCCTGACTGTTAGTCCGTAAATCCAGCCCCATATGAAAATGGTTGGTTCTTACCGCTCCAAAATTGGCAGCCAACTGCATTGGAATATTCAATGGATTACGAAAATAATTCTGAGGATAGTTATTTTGGGCCTGTGTGATGACATTACTGATTAAACAAATAACAAACATCAGTTTATAAAGGACTTTCATACAGCATTTGGATTTAGATCTACTTAAATATACGAGATTTCAAGCAATGATCATGCTATTTTTACTGTCACTGAATTTACAGATCGTGCAGATTTCTGTTTTTAGTTCAGATTGACTAAAAAAACGGACAAAAAGCCACCTAATTAACCATCATTATTTCTCTTTTACGGCTTTCATCATTTATATTTCTGACATTGAAGTTTTTAATGGAAATATCCACGAAAAAACATATATTATAAACCGACAAATTTTAGTAAATTTGCAAACTTAATTCATCAACGAAAATTGAGATATTTACAATGAGCCAATTTAAAGAATACAAAAACCTCAACCTTATTGACGTAGCAGAGAATGTAGCGGAATTTTGGAAACAAAATAAAACTTTCAATAAGAGCGTTGAGATTCGTCAGGGTAATCCTGAGTTTGTTTTTTATGAAGGTCCGCCTTCAGCAAACGGTATGCCTGGAATTCACCACGTAATGGCAAGAGCATTGAAGGATATTTTCTGCCGTTACCAGACTCAAAACGGAAAGCAGGTTTTCCGTAAAGCAGGCTGGGATACGCATGGTCTTCCTGTGGAACTGGGTGTAGAAAAAGAACTGGGAATCACTAAAGAAGATATTGGTAAAAAAATCTCTATTGAAGACTATAATAAAGCATGTCGTGAGGCAGTAATGCGTTATACAGACGTTTGGAACAACCTTACCGAAAAAATCGGATATTGGGTAGATCTTGACGATCCGTACATCACGTACAAGTCAAAATATATGGAAACCGTTTGGTGGTTGTTGAAGCAATTATATGACAAAAGCTTGTTATATAAAGGCTACACGATCCAACCTTACTCTCCAAAAGCAGGAACAGGGCTTTCTTCTCACGAATTGAACCAGCCGGGAACGTATCGTGATGTTTCAGATACAACGGTGGTAGCTCAGTTTAAGGTAAAGAAAGATTCATCTGCTTTGTTCAGCGATGTTGACGGAGATGTACACATCCTTGCATGGACGACGACTCCTTGGACGTTGCCATCCAATACTGCCCTAACGGTAGGTAGAGACATTGAATATGTTGTCGTTAAAACTTTCAATCAATATACATTTGAACCAGTAACAGTAGTTTTATCCAGCGTACTTTTACCTAAGGTTTTCGGTAAGAAATTCGCTGAGGGTACAGATGAGGATTTTGCGAACTATACTTCAGAAACGAAGGTAATTCCTTTTAAAATTTTAAAAGAATTTACCGGTGAAAAACTTGTTGATACAAGATATGAGCAATTGGTTCCTTGGTTTACTCCAAACAACAATCCTGAAAATGCCTTCAGAGTAATTCTGGGAGACTTTGTAACGACGGAAGACGGTACAGGTATCGTACACACGGCTCCTACTTTTGGTGCTGATGATGCAAGAGTATCTAAAATGGCTCAGCCTGAGATCCCGCCAATGTTGGTAAAGGATGAAAATGAAAATCTTGTTCCATTGGTAGATTTACAGGGTAAGTTCATCAAGGGAGAAAATGTTCCTGAAGTATTCTCAGGAAAATATATCAAGAATGAATATTACGATGAAGGAACTGCTCCTGAGAAATCCTGGGATGTAGAGCTTGCCATCTTATTGAAGACAGAGAATAAAGCGTTCAAAGTAGAGAAATACGTTCACTCTTATCCACATTGCTGGAGAACAGACAAACCTGTATTGTATTATCCACTGGATTCATGGTTTGTAAAGATGACTGCCGTAAAAGACAGACTGGTAAACTTAAATAAAGAGATCAACTGGAAGCCAAAAGCTACCGGAGAAGGACGTTTTGCCAACTGGTTAGAGAATGTAAACGACTGGAATCTATCCCGTTCCCGTTATTGGGGCATTCCATTGCCGATCTGGAGAACAGAAGATCTGAAGGAAGAAAAAATCATTGGTTCTGTAGAAGAGCTATACAATGAAATTGAGAAATCAATTGCAGCAGGATTCATGAAAGAAAACCCTTTCAAAGGCTTTATCGTCGGAAATATGTCCGAATCTAACTATGAATTGGTTGATCTTCACAAAAATGTTGTAGATAAAGTAGTATTGGTTTCCGACTCAGGAAAGGCGATGAATCGTGAAAGTGACTTGATCGACGTTTGGTTCGATTCAGGTTCAATGCCTTATGCACAGTTACATTATCCTTTTGAGAACAAAGAATTAATCGATAACAATAAAGCATTCCCTGCTGACTTCATTGCGGAAGGGGTTGACCAGACTCGTGGATGGTTCTATACCCTTCATGCTATCGGAACAGCTGTATTTGATTCAGTTGCCTATAAAAATGTAATGAGTAACGGTCTTGTTTTGGATAAAAACGGACAAAAAATGTCAAAACGTTTAGGAAATGCGGTAGATCCTTTCGAAACACTATCTGTGTACGGACCGGATG containing:
- the ileS gene encoding isoleucine--tRNA ligase, which codes for MSQFKEYKNLNLIDVAENVAEFWKQNKTFNKSVEIRQGNPEFVFYEGPPSANGMPGIHHVMARALKDIFCRYQTQNGKQVFRKAGWDTHGLPVELGVEKELGITKEDIGKKISIEDYNKACREAVMRYTDVWNNLTEKIGYWVDLDDPYITYKSKYMETVWWLLKQLYDKSLLYKGYTIQPYSPKAGTGLSSHELNQPGTYRDVSDTTVVAQFKVKKDSSALFSDVDGDVHILAWTTTPWTLPSNTALTVGRDIEYVVVKTFNQYTFEPVTVVLSSVLLPKVFGKKFAEGTDEDFANYTSETKVIPFKILKEFTGEKLVDTRYEQLVPWFTPNNNPENAFRVILGDFVTTEDGTGIVHTAPTFGADDARVSKMAQPEIPPMLVKDENENLVPLVDLQGKFIKGENVPEVFSGKYIKNEYYDEGTAPEKSWDVELAILLKTENKAFKVEKYVHSYPHCWRTDKPVLYYPLDSWFVKMTAVKDRLVNLNKEINWKPKATGEGRFANWLENVNDWNLSRSRYWGIPLPIWRTEDLKEEKIIGSVEELYNEIEKSIAAGFMKENPFKGFIVGNMSESNYELVDLHKNVVDKVVLVSDSGKAMNRESDLIDVWFDSGSMPYAQLHYPFENKELIDNNKAFPADFIAEGVDQTRGWFYTLHAIGTAVFDSVAYKNVMSNGLVLDKNGQKMSKRLGNAVDPFETLSVYGPDATRWYMIANANPWENLKFDIEGIDEVRRKFFGTLYNTYSFFALYANVDGFNYSEKEVENRPEIDRWILSELNLLIKEVKAFYEDYEPTRVARAISTFVNDNLSNWYVRLCRRRFWKGEYSDDKISAYQTLYTCLEVVAKLSAPIAPFFMDQLYQDLNKVTGKENCESVHLTDFPVADESLIDQDLVEKTHLAQNITSMVFSLRKKENVKVRQPLQKVLVPVLDAKTEQQILAVADLIKQEVNVKELQLINAEEASHLIVKQIKPNFKALGPKLGKDMKVVGAEISNLTTEQISSLEKEGKLDVQGYEITLDDVEISTKDIPGWTVTSDGKTTVALDLTLTDELKSEGIAREFINRIQNMRKEKDFELTDRINIFIEQDSPFLEDIKKNEEYISSEVLSSKIEIVSSLSNFNEIEIDEVNFKINVEKN